The following are encoded in a window of Bdellovibrio svalbardensis genomic DNA:
- a CDS encoding NADH-quinone oxidoreductase subunit J: MTADSFLFWFLAIVTLGSGLSVVLLNNPIYSALSLAMTMVGISALFVTLNAFFIAGVQLIVYAGAVMVLFTMVIMLFDLKHDVAAFTRGKLSGLLKIASVGLLAGLIVGAIVMSVGLLTEKTTDNPVLQGTGMESTKALGHILYTKYLFGFEALGVLLLVIAVGAVALSRSKGGTHEH, translated from the coding sequence GTGACAGCAGATTCTTTTCTATTTTGGTTCTTAGCAATCGTAACTTTAGGCTCTGGTCTAAGCGTTGTGTTGTTGAATAACCCTATCTATTCAGCGCTTTCATTGGCGATGACGATGGTAGGGATCTCTGCCTTGTTCGTAACTTTGAATGCTTTCTTTATTGCGGGCGTTCAGTTGATCGTTTACGCGGGCGCCGTGATGGTATTATTCACGATGGTAATCATGCTTTTCGACTTGAAACATGATGTGGCGGCTTTCACTCGCGGAAAACTTTCGGGCCTGTTGAAAATTGCTTCCGTAGGTTTGTTGGCGGGTTTGATTGTTGGCGCAATCGTTATGTCGGTTGGTCTGCTGACTGAAAAAACAACGGACAATCCGGTTCTTCAAGGAACAGGCATGGAGTCTACAAAAGCTCTGGGCCATATTCTTTACACCAAATACCTTTTCGGATTTGAAGCTCTTGGCGTTTTGCTTCTGGTGATCGCTGTGGGTGCGGTAGCTCTTTCTCGCAGTAAAGGCGGAACACATGAACACTAG
- the nuoK gene encoding NADH-quinone oxidoreductase subunit NuoK: MNTSFINEIGLTHYLVLAAILFVIGMAGVLLRRNVIVLLMSIELMLNSVNLTFVAFSKYLGNLDGHIMVFFVMTIAAAEAAVGLALAVSIFKRFNEVNIRFFEHLKG, from the coding sequence ATGAACACTAGTTTCATCAATGAAATTGGCCTTACACACTACTTGGTTTTGGCAGCAATTCTATTTGTGATCGGAATGGCGGGGGTTCTTCTTCGTCGTAACGTGATCGTTCTTTTGATGTCGATCGAGCTTATGCTGAACTCTGTGAATTTAACATTCGTGGCGTTCAGTAAATATCTTGGCAACCTTGATGGTCACATCATGGTTTTCTTCGTAATGACAATCGCAGCAGCGGAAGCCGCTGTTGGTTTGGCCCTTGCGGTATCAATCTTTAAACGTTTCAACGAAGTAAATATTCGCTTCTTTGAACACTTGAAAGGGTAA